One part of the Rhodococcus oxybenzonivorans genome encodes these proteins:
- a CDS encoding tetratricopeptide repeat protein, with protein sequence MTDSLSPDEARELLAVGGAAYGRGDLTAALATFEQVARSTTGDLRISAMINAASMSDELGDHASAVDRYHEALAAMPADARRIRPAALINLSQALQHVGDLDGAQTALEQARSLLTDAADDFEDLRVPCLLSLTAVAIHRQQWAYAADLAHESLEAAVRSAPNLAGHPLMNLAAVHFETGRFDLADDFAGQALAAFDEAGDSNAFAETQQNLGIMRARSGRHEDAEPLLLESQRYFEQAGVGHRVGIGLKVLAFVAEGRDQTERASALYRRSVEHFAESGAVLDVADVNTRLATLAFSTGRRDEGEALLASAVETYAELGLGLHCAQVDVWHATLLEAALNVDPDGALHKRAVDLAVPAALTIDAVRYSLPNGFQREQWNRHVADPAMALAFRLSYGCGDALLVSDLIEVHCAGTALDIGRSTGSAAPTLPLVMPDLPDRTPDVSTALHLGAALAGVAAGAGLPVSLPPHLTMSVGGRVALEPYIAEAEKRYGRPIRDSRSVPAW encoded by the coding sequence ATGACGGATTCCTTGTCACCGGACGAAGCCCGTGAACTGCTCGCCGTAGGCGGCGCCGCCTACGGTCGCGGTGATCTCACGGCAGCGCTGGCGACCTTCGAGCAGGTTGCGCGCAGCACCACCGGTGATCTACGGATCAGCGCAATGATCAACGCCGCGAGCATGTCAGACGAGTTGGGTGACCACGCTTCGGCCGTCGACCGCTATCACGAGGCCCTCGCTGCCATGCCGGCCGACGCCCGCAGGATTCGGCCCGCCGCGTTGATCAATCTGTCCCAGGCCCTCCAGCACGTGGGCGACCTCGACGGTGCGCAGACGGCCCTCGAGCAAGCGCGCTCCCTGCTCACGGACGCCGCCGACGACTTCGAGGACCTCCGCGTCCCGTGCCTGTTGTCGTTGACGGCCGTTGCCATCCACCGTCAGCAATGGGCCTACGCAGCCGACCTGGCCCACGAGTCACTGGAAGCCGCAGTACGTTCCGCGCCGAATCTCGCTGGTCACCCGTTGATGAATCTGGCGGCCGTCCATTTCGAGACCGGACGCTTCGACCTCGCCGACGACTTCGCCGGCCAGGCGCTTGCCGCCTTCGACGAGGCCGGTGACAGCAACGCCTTCGCCGAAACACAGCAGAATCTGGGGATCATGCGCGCCCGGTCGGGGCGTCACGAGGATGCCGAGCCACTGCTGCTGGAAAGCCAGAGGTACTTCGAGCAGGCCGGTGTCGGACATCGGGTGGGGATCGGGCTGAAGGTGCTGGCGTTTGTGGCGGAGGGACGCGACCAGACAGAACGTGCGAGCGCGCTCTACCGGCGCAGCGTCGAACACTTCGCGGAGTCCGGGGCCGTACTCGATGTCGCGGACGTCAACACTCGCCTGGCGACACTGGCTTTCAGCACCGGCCGCCGAGACGAGGGTGAGGCCCTGCTGGCTTCCGCTGTCGAAACCTATGCCGAACTGGGCCTCGGATTGCACTGCGCACAGGTCGACGTCTGGCACGCGACGCTGTTGGAAGCGGCGCTGAACGTCGACCCCGACGGGGCGCTGCACAAACGAGCCGTCGACCTCGCGGTGCCCGCGGCCCTCACCATCGACGCCGTCCGCTACTCCCTTCCCAACGGGTTTCAGCGCGAGCAGTGGAACCGGCACGTCGCGGACCCGGCCATGGCGTTGGCCTTCCGCCTCTCCTACGGTTGCGGTGACGCCCTTCTCGTCAGTGATCTCATCGAGGTGCACTGCGCGGGAACAGCACTCGACATCGGCCGCTCCACCGGCAGCGCGGCGCCGACGTTGCCACTCGTGATGCCCGACCTTCCCGACCGCACTCCCGACGTGTCGACCGCACTCCACCTCGGTGCCGCGCTGGCCGGGGTCGCCGCGGGTGCCGGCCTTCCTGTTTCGCTGCCACCGCACCTCACGATGTCAGTCGGTGGCCGTGTTGCGCTCGAGCCGTACATCGCGGAGGCCGAGAAGCGGTACGGGCGGCCGATTCGCGACAGCCGATCGGTTCCGGCGTGGTGA
- a CDS encoding CHAT domain-containing protein, whose translation MSGRPTVFVRMADAGDLYTSWRWSNDTYPGGVSVVTATQVDETLAALTPALPDAADPKSLEHVLTAGALATYDAEHALAQQLSRTFLPFGLAAQLYELYTRGVRPHIRIQPSPRVAQVPWELIAPDAHLRLIDIADVSLLAPLSIVHAPGRVPRSWLDTRQLPVVAVLDPRVPGYRADSVLGSVLGRMSGDAPLSRQVGAYAEQNRLLPNVTGPADLFRREDVDRDWLGDALRGGASRLIYVGHVTAAAPESGQSEHAELHLACRAETIGFAEAMRAHRPLSAKDLLLGTHTLTDDPVAGPELWPIPSRVALIACESGGDLRFGEALGLVSAMISGGAELVTATRWALPTDLAFERLAGADPRERPLQSAMCSVDSAHEKPDAVSALCDWQRERSAAWREERAIVDSPVLWGAFATVSTETDPLLP comes from the coding sequence ATGTCGGGGCGTCCCACCGTCTTCGTGCGGATGGCCGACGCGGGAGACCTGTATACGTCGTGGCGGTGGTCGAACGACACCTATCCCGGTGGAGTCTCGGTCGTCACCGCGACACAAGTGGACGAGACTCTCGCCGCACTGACACCCGCGTTGCCCGATGCCGCTGATCCGAAGAGTCTCGAACACGTTCTGACGGCCGGCGCCCTGGCCACATACGACGCGGAGCATGCACTGGCGCAGCAGCTTTCGCGAACATTTCTCCCATTCGGTCTCGCTGCCCAACTGTACGAGTTGTACACCCGCGGGGTTCGGCCTCACATCCGGATCCAGCCGTCACCTCGCGTCGCGCAGGTTCCGTGGGAACTGATCGCGCCGGACGCCCACCTGCGCCTGATCGATATTGCCGACGTCAGCCTGCTCGCACCACTGAGTATCGTCCACGCCCCCGGGCGCGTCCCGCGCTCTTGGCTCGACACGCGCCAGCTGCCCGTCGTCGCCGTCCTCGATCCACGGGTGCCGGGATATCGCGCGGATTCCGTGCTCGGCTCGGTGCTGGGCCGGATGTCCGGTGACGCTCCCCTGTCCCGTCAGGTCGGCGCCTATGCCGAGCAGAACAGGCTCCTACCGAACGTGACCGGCCCCGCCGACCTGTTCCGCCGAGAGGACGTAGACCGGGATTGGCTGGGCGACGCGCTCCGGGGCGGTGCCAGCCGCCTGATCTACGTCGGCCATGTGACCGCAGCGGCGCCCGAGTCGGGCCAGAGCGAGCACGCCGAACTGCATCTGGCGTGCCGGGCGGAAACCATCGGGTTCGCGGAGGCGATGCGGGCACACCGACCGCTGTCGGCGAAGGATCTACTGCTGGGAACGCACACCCTGACCGACGATCCCGTGGCGGGACCCGAGTTGTGGCCCATCCCGAGCAGGGTCGCCCTGATCGCCTGCGAGAGCGGCGGTGACCTCCGCTTCGGCGAGGCGCTGGGGCTGGTCTCGGCGATGATCAGCGGTGGTGCCGAACTGGTCACCGCCACTCGATGGGCTCTGCCCACCGACCTCGCCTTCGAACGCCTGGCCGGCGCAGATCCGCGAGAGCGTCCCCTACAGTCGGCCATGTGTTCCGTCGATTCCGCGCACGAGAAACCGGACGCGGTGAGCGCGCTCTGCGACTGGCAACGGGAGCGGTCGGCGGCGTGGCGAGAAGAGCGGGCCATCGTCGACTCACCGGTGCTGTGGGGAGCGTTCGCGACGGTGTCCACCGAAACCGACCCACTGCTGCCCTGA
- a CDS encoding VOC family protein — MASRLNPYISFGGNAREAMEFYKEVFGGSLSINTFGEFGAPDTESSDKIMHSLLEADNGFVLMGADTPPGMPHNPGDNIAVSLSGDDADELRGYWTKLSENGTVSVPLEKQMWGDEFGACVDRFGISWMVNITQPQ; from the coding sequence ATGGCCTCACGTCTCAACCCGTACATCAGCTTCGGCGGCAACGCACGAGAGGCGATGGAATTCTACAAGGAGGTGTTCGGCGGTTCGCTGTCGATCAACACCTTCGGAGAATTCGGTGCCCCCGACACCGAAAGCAGCGACAAGATCATGCACTCGCTGCTCGAAGCCGACAACGGATTCGTGCTGATGGGCGCCGACACCCCTCCCGGGATGCCGCACAATCCCGGTGACAACATCGCGGTGAGTCTTTCCGGCGACGACGCCGACGAACTGCGCGGATACTGGACAAAGCTGTCGGAGAACGGCACGGTATCCGTCCCCCTCGAGAAGCAGATGTGGGGCGACGAGTTCGGCGCATGCGTAGACCGATTCGGCATCTCCTGGATGGTGAACATCACGCAGCCGCAGTGA
- a CDS encoding cold-shock protein, producing the protein MAQGVVKWFNSEKGFGFIAPDDGSADLFVHYSEISGSGYKSLDENQRVEFEVGQGQKGPQAQNVHPV; encoded by the coding sequence ATGGCGCAGGGTGTTGTGAAGTGGTTCAACAGCGAAAAGGGATTCGGGTTCATCGCACCGGATGACGGCAGCGCCGACCTTTTCGTTCACTACTCGGAGATCTCGGGCAGCGGCTACAAGTCGCTCGACGAGAACCAGCGTGTGGAGTTCGAGGTCGGCCAGGGACAGAAGGGCCCGCAAGCCCAGAACGTGCATCCCGTCTAA
- the nuoN gene encoding NADH-quinone oxidoreductase subunit NuoN produces the protein MSARTSWVGRSDAFLAQSPALPTPDIEYGQLSPMLIVFGVAVAAVLVEAFLPRRARYTSHLVLSLGGLAAAFVAVVLLAGTRSSAVMGAVIIDGPTLFLQGTILLVSIPAILLIAERGLDRMRMSAGVAVSAGRSTADDDVVADAFAPQAAALPGSAAEREAEEAGAAQTEVFPLTLLAIGGMLLFPAAGDLLTMFVALEVLSLPLYLLCGLARRRRLLSQEAALKYFLLGAFSSAFFLYGVALLYGYAGTVQLAGIADAVADRSGNEGLALIGTGLLAVGLLFKVGAVPFHSWIPDVYQGAPTSITAFMAAATKIAAFGAMLRIVYVALPGLRDDWRPMLWVVAILTMVVGAVLAVSQTDVKRMLAYSSITHAGFILTGLIAANDAGLSSTMFYLLAYGFSTLGAFAVVTLVRDADGEVTEMSRWAGLGRRSPLVGVVFAMFLLAFAGIPLTSGFVGKFAVFQAAIEGGATPLVLVGVVSSAIAAFFYVRVIVLMFFSEPGDDAPTVVIPSVLTTAAVTVSVVVTIVLGILPQTALDIADKAAVFVR, from the coding sequence ATGAGTGCTCGTACATCTTGGGTCGGGCGTTCCGACGCCTTCCTCGCCCAGAGTCCGGCGCTGCCCACCCCGGACATCGAGTACGGCCAGCTTTCCCCGATGCTCATCGTGTTCGGCGTCGCCGTGGCCGCCGTGCTCGTCGAGGCCTTCCTGCCGCGCCGGGCCCGGTACACGAGTCATCTCGTTCTCAGCCTCGGTGGTCTCGCGGCGGCATTCGTTGCTGTCGTCCTGCTCGCGGGAACACGTAGCTCCGCGGTCATGGGCGCCGTGATCATCGACGGACCCACCCTGTTCCTGCAAGGAACCATTCTGCTGGTCTCGATTCCGGCAATACTGCTGATTGCCGAGCGAGGGCTCGACCGGATGCGGATGTCGGCCGGTGTGGCGGTGAGTGCCGGCCGGTCTACTGCCGACGACGACGTGGTGGCGGATGCCTTCGCCCCTCAAGCGGCGGCCCTTCCCGGGAGCGCAGCCGAACGGGAGGCCGAGGAGGCGGGTGCCGCCCAGACCGAGGTCTTCCCCCTCACGCTGCTCGCGATCGGCGGGATGCTGCTCTTTCCCGCTGCGGGCGACCTTCTCACCATGTTCGTCGCGCTGGAGGTGCTGTCGCTGCCGCTGTACCTGCTGTGCGGACTGGCCCGCCGCCGTCGCCTGCTGTCCCAGGAGGCTGCGCTCAAGTACTTCCTCCTCGGCGCCTTCTCCTCGGCGTTCTTTCTCTACGGGGTGGCACTGCTCTACGGCTACGCCGGGACCGTCCAGCTGGCGGGAATCGCCGATGCCGTCGCCGACCGTTCCGGAAACGAGGGGCTGGCCCTGATCGGCACCGGACTGCTCGCGGTCGGCTTGTTGTTCAAAGTCGGTGCGGTGCCGTTTCATTCGTGGATACCGGACGTTTACCAGGGTGCTCCTACCTCGATCACCGCGTTCATGGCGGCTGCTACCAAGATTGCGGCCTTCGGCGCGATGCTCCGCATCGTCTATGTCGCACTCCCCGGTCTCCGCGACGACTGGCGGCCCATGCTGTGGGTGGTCGCGATCCTCACCATGGTCGTCGGTGCCGTCCTGGCGGTGTCTCAGACCGACGTGAAACGCATGCTCGCGTACTCGTCGATTACGCACGCCGGCTTCATCCTCACGGGTCTCATCGCCGCCAATGACGCCGGGTTGTCGTCGACGATGTTCTACCTCCTCGCCTACGGTTTCAGCACCCTGGGCGCCTTCGCGGTGGTCACCCTCGTCCGGGACGCCGACGGAGAGGTCACAGAGATGTCGCGTTGGGCGGGATTGGGTAGACGTTCACCCCTCGTCGGGGTGGTGTTTGCGATGTTCCTGCTCGCTTTCGCCGGTATCCCCTTGACCAGTGGGTTCGTCGGCAAGTTCGCGGTCTTTCAGGCCGCGATCGAGGGCGGCGCCACCCCGCTGGTCCTCGTCGGCGTGGTGAGCAGCGCCATTGCGGCATTCTTCTACGTGCGCGTCATCGTGCTGATGTTCTTCTCGGAGCCAGGGGACGACGCGCCCACCGTGGTGATCCCCAGCGTGCTGACCACCGCCGCCGTCACCGTCTCCGTGGTGGTCACCATCGTGCTGGGCATTCTTCCGCAGACGGCGCTCGATATCGCAGACAAGGCGGCAGTGTTCGTGCGCTGA
- a CDS encoding NADH-quinone oxidoreductase subunit M — MNNFPWLTVLWLLPMVGAGVVLAMPAPRRHLAKSIALGVSVAVLVLACGLAVGFDAGGEQYQFVESHSWIPAFGTGYTLGLDGIALVLVLLTAVLVPLLLLAGWNDGHDAPDYTQRRVAHTYVALILMVEAMVLVSFTALDILLFYVFFEAMLIPMYFLIGGFGGARRSYAAVKFLLYNLFGGLIMLAAVIGLYVVTADGGTGTFDFREVVAAASAGELGADPAVLNALFLGFMFAFAVKAPLWPFHSWLPDAAVEATPASAVLMMAVVDKVGTFAMLRYCLQLFPEASATFAPLIATLAVIGILYGAVLAIGQTDMMRLIAYTSISHFGFIILGIFAMTSQGQAGSTLYMVNHGISTAALFLIAGFLISRRGTRLIDAYGGVQKVAPVLAGTFLVAGLATLSLPGLAPFVSEFLVLVGTYPRYQVAAVFAAGALVLSAVYVLWLYQRMMTGPITEDNEKVRDLVPRELAVVAPLIALLIILGVYPKPALDVITPAVGQILTTIDRQDPAPTVPTDPRSGSVAEQAPDGGTHP, encoded by the coding sequence GTGAACAACTTTCCCTGGCTGACGGTCCTGTGGCTGCTGCCGATGGTCGGCGCCGGTGTGGTTCTGGCAATGCCTGCGCCCAGACGGCACCTCGCGAAGTCGATTGCACTGGGTGTTTCGGTGGCCGTTCTCGTCCTCGCGTGCGGGCTCGCGGTCGGATTCGATGCGGGCGGCGAGCAGTACCAGTTCGTCGAGTCCCATTCGTGGATACCGGCATTCGGTACCGGATACACGCTGGGCCTGGACGGCATCGCGCTTGTGTTGGTGCTGTTGACCGCGGTGCTGGTACCGCTGCTGCTCCTAGCGGGCTGGAACGACGGCCACGACGCCCCCGACTACACGCAGCGGCGGGTGGCCCATACGTATGTGGCGCTGATCCTGATGGTCGAGGCGATGGTGCTGGTGTCGTTCACCGCCCTCGACATCCTGCTCTTCTACGTGTTCTTCGAGGCGATGCTCATCCCGATGTACTTCCTCATCGGGGGTTTCGGCGGGGCACGCCGCTCGTATGCCGCGGTGAAGTTCCTGTTGTACAACCTGTTCGGTGGCCTGATCATGCTCGCCGCAGTGATCGGCCTCTATGTCGTGACCGCCGACGGGGGCACCGGAACCTTCGACTTCAGAGAGGTCGTGGCAGCCGCATCCGCGGGGGAACTCGGTGCCGACCCCGCCGTGCTCAATGCCCTGTTCCTCGGGTTCATGTTCGCCTTCGCCGTCAAGGCGCCGCTGTGGCCGTTCCACTCCTGGCTCCCCGACGCGGCCGTGGAGGCGACACCGGCGAGCGCGGTGCTGATGATGGCCGTCGTCGACAAGGTGGGCACCTTCGCGATGCTGCGGTACTGCCTCCAACTCTTCCCCGAGGCGTCCGCGACGTTCGCGCCACTGATCGCCACGCTGGCGGTCATCGGCATCCTCTACGGTGCGGTGCTCGCCATCGGCCAGACCGACATGATGCGGCTGATCGCGTACACGTCGATCTCGCATTTCGGGTTCATCATCCTCGGCATCTTCGCCATGACCAGTCAGGGTCAGGCCGGCTCGACGCTCTACATGGTCAACCACGGAATCTCGACTGCCGCATTGTTCCTCATCGCCGGATTCCTGATCTCCCGCCGCGGCACGCGCCTCATCGACGCCTACGGCGGCGTACAGAAGGTGGCACCCGTTCTGGCCGGTACCTTCCTCGTCGCCGGCCTCGCGACGCTGTCTCTGCCCGGGCTGGCACCGTTCGTCAGTGAGTTCCTCGTCCTCGTCGGCACGTACCCGCGATACCAGGTTGCCGCCGTATTCGCGGCCGGTGCACTCGTCCTCTCCGCCGTCTACGTGCTGTGGCTGTACCAGCGGATGATGACCGGGCCGATCACCGAGGACAATGAGAAGGTTCGGGACCTCGTGCCCCGTGAACTCGCTGTGGTCGCACCCCTCATCGCTCTCCTGATCATCCTCGGTGTGTATCCCAAGCCCGCCCTGGACGTGATCACCCCCGCCGTCGGTCAGATCCTCACGACGATCGACCGGCAGGACCCGGCGCCCACTGTTCCCACCGACCCCCGCAGCGGCTCTGTAGCCGAGCAGGCACCGGACGGAGGTACTCACCCATGA
- the nuoL gene encoding NADH-quinone oxidoreductase subunit L, whose protein sequence is MSGGIASLVWLLPALPLFGAAVLLLTGRRSNKWGHLLGCGTALAAFVLGLALFADMLGTDEADRAVHQNLFSWVPVAGLQVDFGLQLDQLSICFVLLITGVGSLIHIYSIGYMAHGPDPAGRTTGPAPDHLGRTTGPAPDHLGHSAGSAPDHLGHSAGSAPDHLGHSAGSAPDHLGHSAGSAPGRRLFFAYLNLFLAAMLLLVLADNYLGLYVGWEGVGLASYLLIGFWQYKPTAATAAKKAFVVNRVGDMGLAVAMMIMFATFGTISFAGVFGGAEAAGQNISTAIGLTLLLAACGKSAQLPLQSWLGDAMEGPTPVSALIHAATMVTAGVYLIVRSGPIFDLAPTAQLAVVTVGAATLLFGAIIGCAKDDIKKALAASTMSQIGYMVLAAGLGPAGYAFAIMLLLAHGFFKAGLFLGAGSVMHAMNDETDMRRFGGLRTVMPITFATFGLGYLAIIGIPPFAGFFAKDPIIEVAFAAGGVKGVILGTAALLGAGITAFYMTRVMLLTFFGDRRWAADAHPHESPRVMTIPMIVLAVGSVGSGAALAIGSSLVNWLEPVVGAHHEEAAIPVWMMTVLILVVVLAGVAAAYRQYAAREVPDTAPVAVSPLTVAARNDLYGDTVNEAMVMRPGQHLTRLLLYFDNKGVDGVVNGFAAAVSGGSGLIRRLQTGFVRSYALSMFTGAALVVATMMLVRLW, encoded by the coding sequence ATGAGTGGGGGGATTGCGTCGCTGGTCTGGCTGCTGCCCGCACTACCGCTCTTCGGTGCTGCCGTGCTGCTCCTGACAGGCCGCCGCAGCAACAAGTGGGGACACCTGCTCGGGTGCGGGACCGCGCTGGCCGCCTTCGTGCTGGGACTTGCGCTCTTCGCCGACATGCTGGGCACGGACGAAGCCGATCGTGCGGTACACCAAAACCTGTTCAGCTGGGTTCCGGTGGCCGGCCTACAAGTCGACTTCGGACTCCAACTCGACCAGCTGTCCATCTGCTTCGTGTTGCTGATCACCGGCGTCGGTTCGCTGATTCATATCTATTCCATCGGATACATGGCACACGGCCCCGACCCCGCCGGCCGCACCACCGGCCCCGCGCCTGATCACCTCGGGCGCACCACCGGCCCCGCGCCTGATCACCTCGGGCACTCCGCCGGCTCCGCGCCTGATCACCTCGGGCACTCCGCCGGCTCCGCGCCTGATCACCTCGGGCACTCCGCCGGCTCCGCGCCTGATCACCTCGGGCACTCCGCCGGCTCCGCGCCTGGTCGACGCCTGTTCTTCGCCTACCTCAACCTGTTCCTCGCCGCGATGCTCCTGCTCGTGCTCGCCGACAATTACCTCGGCCTGTATGTGGGCTGGGAGGGCGTCGGTCTCGCCTCCTATCTGCTCATCGGCTTCTGGCAGTACAAGCCGACGGCAGCGACCGCCGCGAAGAAGGCTTTCGTGGTCAACCGGGTGGGCGACATGGGGTTGGCCGTCGCGATGATGATCATGTTCGCGACCTTCGGCACGATCTCCTTCGCCGGGGTCTTCGGCGGCGCGGAGGCTGCGGGTCAGAACATCAGCACAGCAATCGGATTGACGCTTCTACTCGCCGCCTGCGGCAAGTCGGCGCAGCTGCCGCTGCAATCGTGGCTCGGCGACGCCATGGAGGGCCCCACACCCGTGTCGGCCCTCATCCACGCTGCCACCATGGTCACCGCCGGTGTCTACCTCATCGTCCGGTCCGGGCCGATCTTCGACCTGGCACCCACCGCTCAATTGGCCGTCGTCACCGTCGGAGCCGCCACCCTGCTGTTCGGGGCGATCATCGGCTGCGCCAAGGATGACATCAAGAAGGCGCTGGCCGCCTCCACCATGAGTCAAATCGGATACATGGTGCTGGCCGCCGGACTCGGTCCGGCCGGATACGCATTCGCGATCATGCTGCTGCTGGCCCACGGCTTCTTCAAGGCCGGACTGTTTCTCGGAGCCGGATCGGTGATGCACGCCATGAACGACGAGACCGATATGCGCCGCTTCGGCGGACTCCGCACCGTCATGCCGATCACCTTCGCAACGTTCGGTCTCGGATACCTGGCGATCATCGGAATTCCGCCTTTCGCCGGATTTTTCGCCAAGGACCCGATCATCGAGGTGGCCTTCGCTGCCGGGGGTGTCAAGGGCGTGATCCTCGGGACCGCCGCACTGCTCGGCGCCGGAATCACTGCCTTCTACATGACCCGAGTCATGCTGCTGACCTTCTTCGGGGATCGGCGCTGGGCGGCCGACGCACATCCGCACGAGTCACCCCGGGTCATGACGATTCCGATGATCGTCCTGGCGGTCGGTTCGGTCGGTTCCGGTGCGGCGCTGGCCATCGGGTCGTCGTTGGTGAATTGGCTGGAGCCGGTCGTCGGCGCTCACCACGAGGAAGCAGCGATCCCGGTGTGGATGATGACCGTCCTCATCCTGGTGGTCGTACTCGCCGGTGTTGCCGCGGCCTATCGGCAATATGCCGCAAGAGAAGTGCCCGACACCGCGCCGGTGGCGGTGTCCCCGCTGACCGTCGCCGCACGCAACGACCTCTACGGTGACACGGTCAACGAGGCGATGGTGATGCGCCCCGGCCAGCACCTGACCCGGCTACTGCTGTACTTCGACAACAAGGGCGTCGACGGGGTGGTCAACGGCTTCGCCGCCGCAGTGAGTGGGGGGTCGGGGTTGATCAGGCGTCTGCAGACCGGGTTCGTCCGGTCGTACGCACTGTCCATGTTCACAGGTGCGGCACTCGTGGTCGCCACGATGATGCTGGTGAGGCTGTGGTGA
- the nuoK gene encoding NADH-quinone oxidoreductase subunit NuoK: MNPENYLYLSALLFTIGAAGVLLRRNAIVVFMCIELMLNATNLAFVTFSRMHGNLDGQVFAFFTMVVAAAEVVVGLAIIMTIFRSRRSASVDDANLLRY; the protein is encoded by the coding sequence ATGAACCCGGAAAACTACCTGTATCTGTCCGCCCTGCTGTTCACGATCGGCGCGGCGGGGGTGCTTCTCCGACGCAACGCCATCGTCGTGTTCATGTGCATCGAGCTGATGCTCAACGCCACCAACCTGGCCTTCGTCACCTTCTCCCGGATGCACGGCAACCTCGACGGGCAAGTCTTCGCGTTCTTCACCATGGTCGTCGCAGCGGCCGAAGTGGTGGTCGGACTGGCGATCATCATGACCATCTTCCGCTCGCGCCGATCGGCCTCGGTCGACGACGCCAACCTGCTGAGGTACTGA